A genomic window from Pseudomonadales bacterium includes:
- a CDS encoding glycosyltransferase family 4 protein: protein MMLSSFILMALFVFAVSFSVCYWIVTRGKKILLDHPNDRSLHVTPVPRLGGVAIVAGVFIGVVLCHFALNAAISVFACAATVVLLAAALWDDKKGLPPFVRLVVQCFAALLLVWGDGLYVDWQILSWLWPVLGVLVLVWSINLFNFMDGMDGFAGSMACIGFAALAISGVMQGQVEFAMLCAIISAACLGFLCFNFPPARIFMGDSGSTLLGLAMGGLSVWGWKLKIYPLWMPMVIFSPFWVDATATLLRRLYRGEKVWLPHRQHYYQRWVLAGYSHRRVVGINIGLMLLCAASVVVQQVCQWRWLEIGLPLVWFVCYGLIALYSERVLRVRETKG, encoded by the coding sequence ATGATGTTATCGTCATTCATCTTGATGGCATTGTTTGTATTCGCGGTCTCATTTTCTGTGTGTTATTGGATTGTTACGCGCGGAAAGAAAATATTGCTTGATCATCCCAATGATCGCTCATTGCATGTAACACCCGTGCCGCGCTTGGGCGGCGTTGCTATTGTCGCAGGTGTTTTTATTGGAGTGGTTCTGTGCCATTTTGCGTTGAATGCAGCGATCAGCGTTTTTGCGTGTGCAGCGACAGTGGTTTTGTTGGCTGCCGCACTGTGGGATGACAAAAAGGGTTTGCCGCCATTCGTACGCTTGGTTGTGCAGTGTTTTGCGGCGCTGCTTTTGGTGTGGGGAGATGGTTTGTATGTCGATTGGCAAATACTTTCATGGTTGTGGCCTGTATTAGGTGTTTTGGTGTTGGTGTGGAGTATCAACTTATTCAATTTCATGGATGGCATGGATGGCTTTGCCGGCAGCATGGCTTGCATCGGTTTTGCTGCGCTGGCTATTTCGGGTGTAATGCAAGGGCAGGTGGAATTCGCAATGCTCTGCGCAATAATTTCTGCGGCCTGCTTGGGCTTTCTCTGTTTTAATTTCCCACCAGCCCGCATTTTTATGGGCGACAGCGGCTCTACTTTGCTGGGGCTGGCAATGGGGGGATTGAGCGTTTGGGGTTGGAAGTTGAAGATTTATCCGTTGTGGATGCCGATGGTGATTTTTTCTCCCTTTTGGGTGGATGCTACAGCGACGCTGCTGCGTCGTTTGTATCGTGGTGAAAAAGTATGGCTACCTCATCGGCAGCATTACTATCAGCGATGGGTTTTGGCCGGATACAGCCACCGCCGCGTTGTGGGTATCAATATCGGTTTGATGTTGTTGTGTGCCGCTTCCGTTGTTGTGCAGCAGGTATGTCAATGGCGTTGGCTTGAGATTGGGCTGCCATTGGTTTGGTTTGTGTGTTACGGTTTGATCGCGTTGTACTCGGAGCGTGTGCTACGAGTGAGAGAAACTAAAGGTTAG